A genomic region of Parambassis ranga chromosome 7, fParRan2.1, whole genome shotgun sequence contains the following coding sequences:
- the LOC114439058 gene encoding PHD finger protein 20-like isoform X1: MKTPPDRSGITFEVGAQLEARDRHKNWYPATIEKIDYDKERVLIHYRQWSRRHNEWFQWSSPYLRPLERVSLRRQARNPTQSQPMFVSGSKVLACWTDCRFYPAKILRVNKDDSYTVRFYDGVVRTVKPAKVKPFQRKSRSEKSAVGSEGWEEGESEEEEAEAGEREEENEEKRGEDEVEKVGGEEEEDEEEEEEGAEERKRKRKAGPSSSHPPAKKKTDDSGSTGAQNQPITVDSGLPASLNPAHIDRDVLLERQAHLPTTHKFSREPLYRVIKNQPPPILSIELDHNPFKCPSPGCTKSFRKASLLHYHIKYYHSDQQLDERGGEQETSSRRKRSSSEGTDIISDRKSENQNSSCHRDDREQGIMGTAAFLCDLPAEAKKDGGKERSGGQDRKERKNFLRVKLKKKKKKKKKKKKSQTGLGSSDDENSDRPEITVELLSGHHNTNAQMDDGSDWSTLTAESGEDTPSWPVAMETEECEMVRCVCEVDEENDFMIQCESCLCWQHGTCMGLYEDNVPHNYICYYCRQTAGWRRAQRVLSESDLLISGHMFGLSCVKENYSETNASKITHTSRLLAHTHGLCEVLRGLQLKISLLHSSSSHADLQLWRLPWKQEEGPRLMSSPKGEPPVCYVSSEHCYQKPGASWDKAEEKLSAALKQEQEEKEIKPEDVKQEPADTPTVTHSIKTESHTDSREHVPNTRTHTPQPRPASMAECQLNILEHIESLHHQISARMELIERELDVLESWLDHSGELEPPDPLSRLPQLKQRIRRLLCDLYIVRQLSVCR; encoded by the exons ATGAAGACTCCTCCGGACAGATCGGGAATCACCTTTGAGGTTGGAGCTCAGTTGGAAGCCCGAGACCGCCACAAGAACTG GTACCCAGCCACGATTGAGAAGATCGACTATGACAAAGAGCGAGTTCTGATCCACTACCGCCAGTGGAGCCGACGGCACAACGAGTGGTTTCAGTGGAGCTCGCCGTACCTGCGACCGCTGGAGCGCGTCAGCCTGAGGAGGCAGGCCCGCAATCCAACACAGTCTCAGCCG ATGTTTGTATCAGGATCAAAAGTTCTGGCCtgttggacagactgtcgtTTCTACCCAGCCAAAATCCTCAGAGTCAACAAAGACG actcCTACACGGTGCGTTTCTATGACGGCGTGGTTCGGACTGTGAAGCCCGCCAAGGTCAAACCCTTTCAGAGA AAATCCAGATCTGAGAAGAGTGCTGTGGGAAGTgagggatgggaggagggagagagtgaggaagaggaggcagaagctggagaaagagaggaagaaaatgaggaaaagaGGGGAGAGGATGAAGTGGAAAAggtgggaggagaagaggaggaggatgaggaggaggaggaggaaggagctgaggagaggaagaggaagaggaaggcagGACCTTCATCCTCACATCCACcagcaaagaagaaaacagatgaCA GTGGGAGCACCGGAGCTCaaaatcagccaatcacagtggACTCTGGCCTGCCAGCTTCTCTTAACCCCGCCCACATCGACAGAG ATGTCCTGTTGGAGCGTCAGGCCCACCTGCCTACCACACACAAGTTCAGCAGAGAACCAT TGTACAGAGTCATAAAGAACCAGCCTCCTCCAATTCTCTCCATTGAGCTGGACCACAACCCCTTCAAGTGCCCATCTCCTGGCTGCACCAAGTCCTTCAGGAAGGCCAGTCTGCTGCACTACCACATAAAGTACTACCACTCCGACCAGCAGCTGGATGAGCGAGGCGGCGAGCAGGAGACGTCGAG TAGGAGGAAGCGGTCTTCCTCTGAGGGGACGGACATCATCTCAGACAGGAAGAGCGAGAACCAGAACAGCAGCTGTCACCGTGACGACCGGGAGCAGGGCATTATGGGAACAG CAGCATTCCTGTGTGACCTGCCAGCAGAGGCGAAgaaggatggagggaaggagaggagcGGAGGCCAggacaggaaggagaggaagaactTCCTGAGAGtcaaactgaagaagaagaaaaagaagaagaagaagaaaaagaaaagtcagaCAG GACTCGGCAGCAGCGACGACGAGAACTCGGACAGACCTGAGATCACCGTGGAGCTTCTGAGCGGACATCACAACACAAACGCACAAa TGGACGATGGCAGTGATTGGTCGACGCTAACAGCGGAGAGCGGAGAGGACACGCCCTCTTGgcctgttgctatggaaacggAGGAGTGTGAGAtggtgaggtgtgtgtgcgaAGTGGACGAGGAGAACGACTTCATGATCCag tgtgagtCGTGTCTGTGCTGGCAGCACGGCACCTGCATGGGTTTATATGAAGACAACGTCCCACACAACTACATCTGCTActactgcagacagacagcag GTTGGAGGCGGGCTCAGCGCGTCCTGTCTGAGTCTGATTTGCTAATATCCGGTCACATGTTCGGCCTGTCGTGTGTGAAGGAGAACTACTCTGAGACCAACGCCTCCAAGATCACACACACCAGCCGCCTGCTGGCGCACACACACGGCCTCTGCGAGGTCCTTAGGGGGCTGCAGCTCAAAATCAGCCTGTTGCA cagctcttcatcaCACGCAGACCTGCAGCTGTGGAGGTTACCGTGGAAACAGGAGGAGGGGCCCAGACTGATGTCCAGCCCAAAGGGAGAGCCTCCTGTCTGTTACGTCAGCAGTGAGCACTGCTACCAGAAACCAGGGGCGTCATGGGACAAGGCTGAGGAGAAGCTGTCAGCTGCGCtgaagcaggagcaggaggagaag gaGATAAAGCCTGAAGACGTCAAACAGGAACCAGCTGATACAcccactgtgacacacagcatAAAAACAGAGAGCCACACAGACAGCCGCGAGCACGTCCCAAACACCCGCACACACACGCCACAGCCTCGACCAGCATCCATGGCTGAGTGTCAGCTGAACATCCTGGAGCACATCGAGTCTCTGCACCATCAGATCAGCGCTAGGATGGAGCTGATCGAGCGCGAGCTGgacg tcttaGAGTCCTGGTTGGACCATTCGGGTGAGCTGGAGCCCCCCGACCCTTTGTCCCGCCTCCCGCAGCTCAAACAGCGAATCAGGCGGCTGCTGTGTGACCTGTACATTGTGAGGCAGCTGTCGGTCTGCCGCTGA